From one Tetragenococcus osmophilus genomic stretch:
- a CDS encoding polysaccharide pyruvyl transferase family protein has product MAIKRAINIDNLNFAYTLGQISLTELIKQLPEEPQRFYMFGIPNYNNLGDQAVAYAEKAFFKRVFPAINYIEILEPQTDEAIKELVPMLRDSDMIGYTGGGNIGNVYLDHEEPRRKVFSTFVNNKTISFPQSVNFEDTEQGQKELGKSQEAYNKNPNLTIVARETQSLDYFKKNFDANVIYTSDIVASLKPEPSDFERDGVLFIMRQDSEKIISPELLEKLSYKLNNVGDEVAQTDTVLPFKASDSNADTAAGLDEVRISERGWLIERKLDEIKASEAVVTDRLHGMIFCVLTKTPCLVFDNSYGKASASYYNWFEDLDYIQHTTEKDPDKLAPRIEGLKGYEHSQLHEFTHSFDELIDLIKE; this is encoded by the coding sequence ATGGCGATTAAAAGAGCGATAAATATTGATAATCTAAACTTTGCTTACACATTAGGACAAATTTCCCTAACGGAGTTGATCAAGCAATTACCGGAAGAGCCGCAACGTTTTTATATGTTTGGAATACCGAATTATAACAACTTGGGAGACCAAGCAGTAGCGTATGCTGAAAAAGCTTTTTTTAAAAGAGTTTTTCCTGCAATCAACTATATTGAAATTCTAGAACCACAAACAGATGAAGCGATTAAAGAACTTGTGCCAATGTTACGTGATAGCGATATGATTGGTTATACTGGCGGTGGAAACATCGGTAATGTCTATTTAGATCATGAAGAGCCACGACGTAAAGTATTTTCTACCTTCGTCAATAATAAAACAATTTCTTTTCCACAATCCGTTAATTTTGAAGATACAGAACAAGGGCAAAAAGAACTAGGAAAAAGTCAAGAAGCTTATAATAAAAATCCAAATTTAACGATTGTTGCAAGAGAAACGCAATCCTTAGACTATTTTAAAAAGAACTTTGATGCAAATGTTATTTATACTTCAGATATTGTAGCATCACTTAAACCAGAACCTTCTGATTTTGAGCGAGATGGTGTGTTATTTATTATGCGGCAAGACTCTGAAAAAATTATAAGTCCAGAATTGTTAGAAAAATTAAGTTATAAACTGAATAACGTTGGAGATGAAGTGGCCCAAACGGATACCGTTTTACCATTCAAAGCATCCGATAGTAATGCAGATACTGCAGCTGGTTTAGATGAAGTGCGCATCTCCGAACGTGGCTGGTTGATTGAGCGTAAACTAGATGAAATCAAAGCCAGTGAAGCCGTAGTAACGGACCGTTTGCATGGCATGATCTTTTGTGTGCTGACCAAAACGCCTTGCCTAGTATTTGATAATAGTTACGGTAAAGCAAGTGCTTCTTACTATAACTGGTTTGAAGATTTGGATTATATCCAACACACAACAGAAAAAGACCCAGACAAATTGGCTCCTCGCATTGAAGGATTAAAAGGTTATGAACACTCACAGTTACATGAATTTACTCATAGCTTTGACGAATTGATCGATTTAATAAAAGAATAA
- a CDS encoding quaternary amine ABC transporter ATP-binding protein, which translates to MMNLSKVRVEHLTKVFGRRTQQALDLVKEGKSKQEILKETGATVGVHDVSFDVEEGEVFVIMGLSGSGKSTLVRLINRLIEPTSGEVYIDDEDVAKMSKEDLREVRRTKVNMVFQNFGLLPQRTVLENTEYGLEVRGVAKEERQKKAEEALDNSGLLSVKDQFPSQLSGGMQQRVGLARALANDPEILLMDEAFSALDPLIRRDMQDDLMDLQERVQKTIIFITHDLDEALRIGDRIALMRDGKIMQIGTGEEILTNPANDFVREFTEDIDRSKVLTAENIMEPALVINAEEDGPNVALQRMRKEEVSMLLAVDRKRHLDGSLTAEEALDARKNDKPLKEVIDKNVRKIQKDTLVTDIFDLIYNSPAPLAVVDENDRVAGVVVRGSVIGAMTASDKEEENEETNNNEKTASSQEEADENGVNVDA; encoded by the coding sequence ATGATGAATTTGAGTAAAGTTCGAGTAGAACATTTGACCAAAGTATTTGGTAGAAGAACCCAACAAGCACTTGATTTGGTCAAAGAAGGAAAATCCAAACAAGAAATCCTAAAAGAAACAGGTGCAACGGTAGGGGTTCATGATGTTAGTTTTGATGTAGAAGAAGGAGAAGTCTTTGTTATCATGGGGTTATCCGGTAGTGGGAAATCCACTTTGGTACGATTGATCAACCGTTTAATCGAACCAACTTCAGGTGAAGTGTATATTGATGATGAAGATGTAGCAAAAATGTCCAAAGAAGATTTACGTGAAGTTCGTCGTACGAAAGTCAACATGGTTTTCCAAAACTTCGGCCTTTTACCACAACGGACAGTTTTAGAAAATACCGAATACGGCTTGGAAGTCCGTGGGGTAGCAAAAGAAGAACGACAGAAAAAAGCCGAAGAAGCATTAGATAACTCCGGCTTGCTATCAGTGAAAGACCAATTTCCTAGCCAACTATCCGGTGGTATGCAACAACGTGTCGGTTTAGCGCGTGCGCTAGCTAACGACCCAGAAATTTTACTAATGGACGAAGCGTTCTCAGCTTTGGACCCTTTGATTCGCCGGGACATGCAAGATGATTTAATGGATTTACAAGAAAGAGTCCAAAAAACAATTATCTTTATTACCCATGATTTGGATGAAGCCTTGCGTATTGGCGATCGAATCGCTTTAATGCGGGATGGTAAAATTATGCAAATCGGTACTGGAGAAGAAATTTTGACCAATCCAGCCAATGATTTCGTCCGTGAATTTACGGAAGATATCGACCGTTCAAAAGTTTTGACGGCCGAAAATATTATGGAACCTGCCCTTGTCATTAATGCCGAAGAAGACGGTCCTAATGTGGCATTGCAACGGATGCGTAAAGAAGAAGTCAGCATGCTGTTAGCCGTGGATCGTAAACGTCACTTAGATGGTAGTTTGACGGCTGAAGAAGCTTTAGATGCTCGCAAGAATGATAAGCCGCTCAAGGAAGTAATAGATAAAAACGTGCGAAAAATTCAAAAAGATACCTTAGTCACTGATATCTTTGATTTAATCTATAATTCACCTGCACCACTTGCAGTTGTGGATGAAAATGATCGGGTAGCAGGCGTTGTCGTTCGTGGTAGCGTGATTGGTGCTATGACGGCTAGTGATAAGGAAGAAGAAAACGAAGAGACAAATAATAATGAAAAAACGGCTTCCTCTCAAGAAGAAGCTGACGAAAATGGGGTGAATGTGGATGCTTGA
- a CDS encoding polysaccharide pyruvyl transferase family protein — protein MFGVPVYNNLGDLSISQAQKEFFAENFPEMVYIEITEPQTEQAIEELLPLLRPDDMIGYVGGGNIGSVHLAHEVPRRKVFATFVNNKTISFPQSVYFEDSDKGREELRKSQEAYNKNPNLTLVARDTQSLDYLQKDFKAPSIYTTDMVLALQPQRPEFDRDGVLFIMREDAEKVISDEFTRQLTESIESAGEKVELTDTVLPYKAYDVKTQADTLLDIVRISERNWLLNLKLDQIKANKVVVTDRLHGMIFSVITQTPCLVFDNNYGKASAFYYNWLEDLDYIQHTTETDPKKITEMVEDLKKYDHSYALDFSHSYNTLIDLIKN, from the coding sequence ATGTTTGGCGTGCCTGTTTATAATAACTTAGGAGACTTATCGATTAGCCAAGCACAAAAAGAATTTTTCGCAGAAAACTTTCCGGAAATGGTATATATTGAAATTACTGAACCGCAAACGGAGCAAGCAATTGAAGAGTTACTGCCATTGTTGCGCCCTGACGATATGATTGGCTATGTCGGTGGTGGAAATATTGGTAGTGTGCACTTGGCGCACGAAGTCCCACGCCGCAAAGTGTTTGCGACTTTTGTTAACAATAAGACGATTTCTTTTCCACAATCGGTTTACTTTGAAGACTCAGATAAGGGACGAGAAGAGTTAAGAAAAAGCCAAGAGGCGTATAACAAAAATCCCAATTTGACACTAGTTGCAAGAGATACGCAATCGCTGGATTATTTGCAAAAAGACTTTAAGGCACCATCGATTTACACAACGGACATGGTTTTAGCGTTGCAACCTCAACGTCCAGAATTTGACCGAGACGGTGTGTTGTTTATCATGCGTGAAGATGCCGAAAAAGTTATATCCGATGAATTTACCCGACAATTAACCGAAAGTATAGAAAGTGCTGGTGAAAAGGTCGAATTAACCGATACAGTGCTTCCTTATAAAGCTTATGATGTAAAAACGCAAGCAGATACGCTACTTGATATTGTAAGGATATCAGAACGTAACTGGTTACTAAATCTTAAATTAGACCAAATCAAAGCAAATAAAGTCGTGGTCACAGATCGTTTGCATGGCATGATTTTTTCTGTCATTACGCAAACGCCGTGTCTTGTATTTGATAACAACTATGGTAAAGCAAGCGCGTTTTACTATAATTGGCTTGAAGACTTGGATTATATCCAACACACAACGGAGACAGATCCCAAAAAAATAACAGAAATGGTCGAGGATTTAAAAAAATATGATCATTCCTATGCACTTGATTTTTCGCATAGTTATAATACGTTGATCGATTTGATCAAAAATTAA
- a CDS encoding ABC transporter permease/substrate binding protein — MFDFLQQSIPLADWIDTGVDWLTEHWSGFFSFLQTVGQAVMDFMTNTLSAVPPLLLMVLITIAAYFIFHRKWWIPIITLLGLLLIYNQEMWADLMNTITLVVISSLIAVVIGVPLGILMSKSETAQSIVTPILDVMQTMPGFVYLIPAVAFFGVGMVPGVFASVIFSLPPTVRMTNFGIRQISTELVEASESFGGTPWQRLFKLDLPLAKGNIFAGINQTIMLTLSMVVIASMIGTPGLGQGVLAAVQRSDVGNGFVYGVGIVILAIIMDRFTQAMNRPVEQTQARISKKKKTIVGGAIAVVVVFFATIGVYSSINQSNQGTITLAYAQQDDQVVSTNVISQVLEEQGYNVNMTSLDIPVVWEAVANGQADAMTGAWLPITHQAQYEEFKNDVDDLGPHIDKQAKLGLVVPSYMDVDSIEDLDDQANREITGIEPGAGIVQATDETLEAYPNLSDWEQIISSTGAMNAQLERAINDNDEIVVEGWNPYWIFQRYDLKYLDDPKGTMGEAESIHTMTRLGFEDDMPGAYRILDNFKWDVDDMEGIMLDIEDGADPEDAASDWIDENRDKVDSWVE; from the coding sequence ATGTTTGATTTTCTACAACAATCGATCCCGCTGGCTGATTGGATCGATACTGGCGTTGATTGGCTGACTGAACATTGGTCAGGATTCTTTTCATTTCTACAAACAGTAGGTCAAGCGGTCATGGATTTCATGACGAATACCTTATCAGCAGTACCACCGTTATTATTGATGGTATTAATCACTATTGCTGCGTATTTTATTTTCCATCGAAAATGGTGGATTCCAATTATTACTTTGTTAGGTCTACTACTTATCTATAATCAAGAGATGTGGGCAGACTTGATGAACACAATTACGCTGGTAGTTATCTCCAGCTTGATCGCTGTTGTGATTGGTGTTCCGTTAGGGATTTTGATGTCTAAAAGTGAAACAGCACAAAGTATTGTTACTCCCATTTTAGATGTGATGCAGACGATGCCAGGTTTTGTTTATTTGATACCTGCTGTGGCTTTCTTTGGTGTTGGGATGGTTCCCGGAGTATTTGCTTCAGTCATCTTTTCACTGCCGCCGACTGTCAGGATGACCAACTTCGGGATTCGTCAAATTTCAACTGAATTAGTCGAAGCTTCCGAATCCTTTGGTGGAACGCCTTGGCAAAGATTATTCAAACTAGATTTACCTCTAGCTAAAGGAAATATCTTTGCTGGGATTAACCAAACGATTATGTTGACTTTATCCATGGTCGTGATTGCTTCAATGATCGGTACACCTGGTTTAGGACAAGGTGTTCTAGCAGCGGTGCAACGTTCAGATGTTGGTAATGGTTTTGTTTATGGCGTAGGTATTGTTATTCTTGCTATTATCATGGACCGCTTCACCCAAGCCATGAATCGGCCCGTTGAACAAACGCAAGCAAGAATATCCAAGAAGAAAAAAACCATTGTTGGAGGAGCTATTGCAGTAGTGGTCGTATTTTTTGCTACAATCGGCGTTTATTCTTCCATTAATCAATCGAACCAAGGCACAATTACATTGGCTTATGCACAACAAGACGACCAAGTGGTTTCCACTAATGTGATTTCCCAAGTCTTAGAAGAACAAGGCTATAATGTTAACATGACCTCCCTTGATATCCCGGTTGTTTGGGAAGCTGTCGCAAATGGACAAGCTGACGCGATGACGGGAGCTTGGTTGCCGATTACTCATCAAGCCCAATATGAGGAATTTAAAAATGACGTTGACGATCTAGGACCTCACATTGATAAGCAAGCGAAGCTAGGACTGGTTGTCCCATCATATATGGATGTCGATTCCATTGAAGATTTAGATGATCAAGCGAATCGAGAAATTACCGGAATCGAGCCGGGCGCCGGAATCGTCCAAGCGACCGACGAAACACTGGAAGCTTATCCGAATTTATCTGATTGGGAACAAATCATTTCATCCACGGGTGCGATGAATGCTCAATTGGAGCGTGCCATTAATGATAACGATGAGATTGTCGTTGAAGGTTGGAATCCTTATTGGATCTTCCAACGATATGATTTGAAATATTTAGATGATCCTAAAGGCACTATGGGAGAAGCTGAAAGTATCCATACGATGACCCGACTCGGCTTTGAAGACGATATGCCAGGAGCTTATCGAATTTTAGATAACTTCAAATGGGATGTCGATGATATGGAAGGAATCATGTTAGATATTGAAGATGGAGCGGACCCAGAAGATGCTGCTAGTGATTGGATCGATGAGAATCGCGATAAAGTGGATAGTTGGGTCGAATAA
- a CDS encoding ABC transporter permease/substrate binding protein: MLDLLQQEIPVADWADAAVDWLTENLSGFFSFLQTVGQTIMDGMTNLLSMISPLILIVLLAVAAYFAFNRKWGMPIFTFLGLLFIYNQDMWGDLLNTITLVIMSSLISVVIGVPLGILMSKSETAQSIIKPILDIMQTMPGFVYLIPAVAFFGIGMVPGVFASVIFSLPPTVRMTNLGIRQVPTELVEASDSFGGTGWQKLFKLEMPLAKGNIFAGINQTIMLALSMVVIASMIGAPGLGQGVLSAVQRSQVGNGFTFGVSIVVLAIVMDRFTQRLNKTSQPKQVAEKKKSKKGKIWIATAVAAVVIVWGAISAFSSGSSNTGNITLAYTEQDDQIASTNVIAQVLEDQGFNVTTSSLDNAVMWESVANGEADAMVGAWLPVTHQAQYEEFKDDLDNLGPNVDKQAQNSFVVPSYMDVDSIEDLDDQAGQVVTGIEPGAGIVQAAENTLEEYPNLEGWQQELSSTGAMTTQLERAIAQEDEIVITGWTPHWMFSRFDIKTLDDPKSAMGDAESIYTFAREGLADDMPEAYQILDNFEWDVKDVEGVMLDMEDGRDPEDAARDWIKDNQDKADSWVE; the protein is encoded by the coding sequence ATGCTTGATTTGCTACAACAAGAAATTCCTGTGGCAGATTGGGCTGATGCGGCGGTTGATTGGCTAACTGAAAACTTGTCAGGATTCTTTTCATTTTTACAAACGGTAGGACAAACGATAATGGATGGTATGACCAATCTGTTATCGATGATTTCACCATTGATTTTAATTGTATTATTAGCTGTTGCTGCGTATTTTGCCTTTAATCGAAAATGGGGAATGCCTATTTTCACCTTTTTGGGATTATTATTTATTTATAACCAAGACATGTGGGGAGATTTATTAAATACGATTACTCTTGTCATCATGTCGAGTTTGATTTCTGTTGTGATCGGTGTTCCTTTAGGCATTTTGATGTCAAAAAGTGAAACTGCTCAAAGTATTATTAAACCGATTTTAGACATTATGCAGACGATGCCAGGTTTTGTTTATTTGATTCCAGCGGTAGCTTTCTTTGGTATCGGGATGGTTCCCGGTGTATTTGCTTCCGTCATTTTCTCCTTGCCACCCACTGTTCGCATGACAAACCTTGGAATTAGGCAAGTCCCTACTGAACTAGTCGAAGCTTCCGATTCTTTTGGTGGAACCGGCTGGCAAAAATTATTTAAATTAGAAATGCCACTGGCAAAAGGAAACATTTTTGCCGGGATCAACCAAACGATCATGTTAGCTCTTTCCATGGTTGTGATTGCTTCCATGATCGGTGCTCCTGGCTTAGGCCAAGGTGTATTATCTGCGGTACAACGTTCACAAGTAGGGAATGGTTTTACTTTTGGTGTAAGTATTGTAGTTCTAGCAATTGTTATGGACCGTTTTACCCAACGGTTAAATAAAACGAGTCAACCGAAACAAGTGGCAGAAAAGAAAAAGTCTAAAAAAGGCAAGATTTGGATAGCTACAGCAGTTGCAGCTGTAGTAATTGTTTGGGGAGCGATCAGCGCTTTTTCTTCTGGTAGTTCAAATACTGGAAATATCACACTGGCTTACACTGAACAAGATGACCAAATCGCTTCGACGAACGTGATTGCACAAGTACTAGAAGATCAAGGCTTCAATGTGACCACATCTTCACTGGATAATGCGGTGATGTGGGAATCCGTAGCCAATGGCGAAGCCGATGCGATGGTCGGCGCTTGGCTGCCAGTTACTCACCAAGCGCAGTACGAAGAATTTAAAGATGACTTGGATAATTTAGGTCCAAATGTGGATAAACAAGCGCAAAACAGCTTTGTAGTTCCATCGTATATGGATGTTGATTCGATTGAAGATTTGGATGACCAAGCCGGTCAAGTTGTTACAGGGATTGAACCAGGTGCAGGGATCGTGCAAGCTGCAGAAAATACCTTAGAAGAATATCCTAACTTAGAAGGCTGGCAGCAAGAATTATCATCTACAGGTGCGATGACGACTCAGTTAGAACGGGCGATTGCACAAGAAGACGAAATTGTGATCACTGGTTGGACCCCGCACTGGATGTTCTCACGCTTTGATATAAAAACATTGGATGATCCAAAAAGTGCAATGGGGGATGCTGAAAGTATCTACACTTTCGCACGTGAGGGCTTAGCAGACGACATGCCAGAAGCTTATCAAATTTTGGATAATTTCGAATGGGATGTCAAAGACGTGGAAGGCGTAATGCTAGATATGGAAGACGGTAGAGATCCAGAAGATGCAGCCAGAGATTGGATTAAGGATAATCAAGACAAAGCAGATAGCTGGGTCGAATAG